In the Kribbella sp. NBC_00482 genome, one interval contains:
- a CDS encoding 2-oxoacid:ferredoxin oxidoreductase subunit beta, translated as MSTVDLGLPSLPGGLRGVPAATEPQNRKEYVSDQEVRWCPGCGDYAVLAAFQGFLPELGIKRENVAMVSGIGCSSRFPYYLSTYGMHSIHGRAPAIATGLATARPDLSVWVVTGDGDALSIGGNHLIHTLRRNVNLKILLFNNRIYGLTKGQYSPTSEPGKVTKSTPMGSVDNPFNPVSLALGAEATFVARTVDSDRKHLTSVLRAAAEHRGTAFVEIYQNCPIFNDNAFDAIKNPETRDDAIIPLVHGEPIRFGTDGHLGVVRDGFASLAVREVADLPGGESDLVVHDAHTEDPAYAFALSRLTDGGVLHQAPIGVFRSVDRPAYDDMVRQQITTAQEAQGTGDLQSLVTGADTWTVN; from the coding sequence ATGAGCACGGTCGACCTCGGCCTGCCGAGCCTGCCCGGCGGCCTGCGCGGCGTCCCGGCCGCGACCGAGCCGCAGAACCGCAAGGAGTACGTGTCGGACCAGGAGGTCCGCTGGTGCCCCGGGTGCGGTGACTACGCCGTACTCGCGGCCTTCCAGGGCTTCCTGCCCGAGCTCGGGATCAAGCGCGAGAACGTCGCGATGGTCTCCGGGATCGGCTGCTCGTCCCGCTTCCCGTACTACCTGTCGACGTACGGCATGCACTCGATCCACGGCCGCGCGCCGGCGATCGCGACCGGGCTCGCGACGGCCCGGCCGGACCTGAGCGTGTGGGTGGTGACCGGTGACGGCGACGCGCTGTCGATCGGCGGCAACCACCTGATCCACACGCTGCGGCGGAACGTGAACCTGAAGATCCTGCTGTTCAACAACCGGATCTACGGTCTGACCAAGGGGCAGTACTCGCCGACGTCGGAGCCGGGCAAGGTGACGAAGTCGACACCGATGGGCTCGGTGGACAACCCGTTCAACCCGGTCTCGCTGGCGCTCGGGGCGGAGGCGACGTTCGTCGCGCGCACCGTCGACTCCGACCGCAAGCACCTCACCTCAGTACTGCGGGCAGCGGCCGAGCACCGCGGTACGGCGTTCGTGGAGATCTACCAGAACTGCCCGATCTTCAACGACAACGCGTTCGACGCGATCAAGAACCCGGAGACCCGGGACGACGCGATCATCCCGCTCGTGCACGGCGAGCCGATCCGCTTCGGCACCGACGGGCACCTCGGCGTGGTCCGTGACGGCTTCGCCTCGCTGGCCGTCCGCGAGGTCGCCGACCTGCCCGGCGGCGAGTCGGACCTGGTCGTCCACGACGCCCACACCGAGGACCCGGCGTACGCGTTCGCCCTGTCCCGGCTGACCGACGGGGGCGTCCTGCACCAGGCCCCGATCGGCGTCTTCCGGTCCGTCGACCGTCCGGCGTACGACGACATGGTCCGTCAGCAGATCACCACCGCCCAGGAAGCCCAGGGCACCGGCGACCTACAGTCCCTGGTCACCGGCGCCGACACCTGGACCGTGAACTAG
- a CDS encoding HAD family hydrolase → MKAIIFDLDNTLFDHSGCAEAGLRSWVAELGVAPTDELVAEWFVIEEDQFGRFLAGEITHQGQRRGRLRAFLPVLGRPVPATDAELDEVFEGYLTQYVNNWIAYPDARPALEVARGNGWRIGVLTNGSTRQQNAKLQKIGLADLIDVVCTSESLGFSKPDPRAYHRVCEALGVEPSDALMIGDNLELDVVAAQAAGLTARHLDRAAGQTLLELL, encoded by the coding sequence ATGAAGGCGATCATCTTCGACCTCGACAACACGTTGTTCGATCACTCGGGGTGTGCTGAGGCGGGGTTGCGGAGTTGGGTGGCGGAGCTTGGGGTCGCGCCGACGGATGAGCTGGTCGCTGAGTGGTTTGTGATCGAGGAGGATCAGTTCGGCCGGTTTCTGGCGGGGGAGATCACGCATCAGGGGCAGCGGCGGGGGCGGCTGCGGGCGTTTCTGCCTGTGCTCGGTCGCCCGGTGCCGGCGACGGACGCCGAGTTGGACGAGGTGTTCGAGGGGTACCTGACGCAGTACGTGAACAACTGGATCGCGTACCCGGACGCGCGGCCCGCGCTGGAAGTTGCTCGGGGCAACGGATGGCGGATCGGGGTGCTCACCAACGGCAGCACGCGGCAGCAGAACGCGAAGTTGCAGAAGATCGGGCTCGCCGACCTGATCGACGTCGTCTGCACCTCGGAGTCGCTCGGCTTCAGCAAGCCGGACCCGCGCGCCTACCACCGGGTGTGCGAAGCGCTGGGAGTCGAGCCGTCCGACGCCCTGATGATCGGCGACAACCTCGAGCTCGACGTTGTGGCCGCACAAGCGGCCGGCCTGACCGCGCGGCATCTGGACCGCGCGGCCGGACAGACCTTGCTCGAACTGCTCTAG
- a CDS encoding alpha-hydroxy-acid oxidizing protein encodes MANFGDYQLQIYLQGMLQGVTPEITTDLARLESQAAGKLPAEAMGYVVPSAGDGSTARANRAAFDRWRLVPRMLRGSTDRDLSCTILGTVMPAPVLVAPIGVQTLAHPDGELATARAADTLGLTYTHSTQASHAIEQIEATSKWFQLYYPTDRDVCLSFLQRAKAAGYAVLVVTLDTGTIGWRPADLDRGFLPFLKGEGLANYFSDPAFRAKLAKPIEEDPGAAVMHWAQMFPNVGLSWDDLSFLRDNWDGPIVLKGITHVEDAKLAAEHGVDGLVVSNHGGRQVDGAIASLDALPAIAEAVGEQLTILFDSGVRTGADAAKALALGAKAILLGRPLLYGLALAGQAGVEHVLRCFLAELDLTLALSGYANHRELNRDSVVRA; translated from the coding sequence ATGGCCAACTTCGGGGACTACCAGTTGCAGATCTACCTGCAGGGGATGCTGCAGGGAGTGACGCCGGAGATCACGACCGACCTGGCGCGGCTGGAGTCGCAGGCGGCCGGGAAACTGCCGGCCGAGGCGATGGGGTACGTCGTGCCGAGCGCCGGCGACGGCTCGACCGCGCGAGCCAACCGGGCCGCGTTCGACCGCTGGCGCCTGGTCCCGCGGATGCTCCGCGGCAGCACCGATCGCGATCTCTCCTGCACGATCCTCGGTACGGTGATGCCGGCGCCGGTCCTGGTCGCGCCGATCGGCGTACAGACCCTCGCGCACCCGGACGGCGAACTCGCGACCGCACGCGCCGCGGACACCCTCGGCCTGACCTACACGCACTCGACCCAGGCGAGCCATGCGATCGAGCAGATCGAGGCGACCAGCAAGTGGTTCCAGCTGTACTACCCGACCGACCGCGACGTCTGCCTGAGTTTCCTGCAGCGCGCGAAGGCCGCGGGGTACGCCGTACTCGTCGTCACCCTCGACACCGGGACGATCGGCTGGCGGCCGGCTGACCTGGATCGCGGGTTCCTGCCGTTCCTGAAGGGTGAGGGGCTGGCGAACTACTTCAGCGACCCGGCGTTCCGGGCCAAGCTGGCCAAGCCGATCGAGGAGGACCCCGGCGCGGCGGTGATGCACTGGGCACAGATGTTCCCGAACGTCGGCCTGTCGTGGGACGACCTGTCGTTCCTGCGCGACAACTGGGACGGCCCGATCGTGCTCAAGGGCATCACCCACGTCGAGGACGCCAAGCTCGCGGCCGAGCACGGCGTGGACGGTCTCGTGGTCTCGAACCACGGCGGCCGCCAGGTCGACGGCGCGATCGCCTCGCTGGACGCACTCCCGGCGATCGCGGAGGCGGTCGGCGAGCAGCTCACGATCCTCTTCGACTCCGGCGTACGCACCGGCGCCGACGCGGCCAAAGCACTAGCCCTCGGCGCGAAGGCGATCCTCCTGGGCCGCCCGCTCCTCTACGGCCTGGCCCTGGCCGGCCAAGCCGGCGTAGAACACGTCCTCCGCTGCTTCCTGGCCGAACTAGACCTAACCCTCGCCCTCTCCGGCTACGCCAACCACCGAGAACTAAACCGCGACTCGGTAGTCCGCGCATGA
- a CDS encoding MFS transporter, translated as MTPDDRGTARHVSLALFALATGGFAIGTTEFVTMGLLPQIADGVHISIPTAGHVISAYALGVVVGAPVIAALGARTGRKRLLLGLVAVFVVGNVLSAVASSYEFLLAARFLSGLPHGAFFGIGAVVGASMVAPDRRARAVSMTMVGLPVANIIGVPLTTLLGQRLGWQVPFLAVGVLGLLTLVAVWFWVPPQPVGSDVNVRSELSALARPQVWMALLVGMVGFGGMFATYSYITPTMTELAGFSESAVTIVLGVYGVGMTIGTVLGGRLADRWLMGSVYGGLVAVAVVLGTFGWLAQTRPGALVGVFAMGCSASILVPALQTRLMDVAREGQSLAASLNHSTLNIANALGAWLGGVVLAAGYGYEWPSRLGAALAVAGLILAVISGLMERRGSTQVLA; from the coding sequence GTGACTCCTGACGATCGCGGGACCGCGCGACACGTCAGCCTGGCGTTGTTCGCGCTGGCGACGGGTGGTTTCGCGATCGGAACCACCGAGTTCGTCACGATGGGGCTGCTGCCGCAGATCGCGGACGGCGTGCACATCTCGATCCCGACGGCCGGCCACGTGATCTCGGCGTACGCGCTGGGTGTCGTGGTCGGCGCTCCCGTGATCGCGGCGCTCGGCGCGCGGACCGGGCGGAAACGGTTGCTGCTCGGGCTGGTGGCGGTGTTCGTGGTCGGCAACGTGCTGTCGGCGGTTGCCTCGAGCTACGAGTTCCTGCTGGCAGCGCGGTTCCTGTCCGGGCTGCCGCACGGTGCGTTCTTCGGGATCGGCGCGGTGGTCGGCGCGTCGATGGTGGCGCCGGATCGGCGGGCCCGCGCGGTGTCGATGACGATGGTCGGCCTCCCCGTCGCAAACATCATCGGCGTACCCCTGACGACCTTGCTCGGGCAGCGACTGGGGTGGCAGGTGCCGTTCCTCGCGGTCGGGGTGCTGGGGTTGCTGACGCTGGTCGCAGTCTGGTTCTGGGTGCCGCCGCAGCCGGTCGGGAGCGACGTCAACGTCCGCAGCGAGCTCAGCGCGCTGGCCCGGCCGCAGGTGTGGATGGCGCTGCTGGTCGGGATGGTCGGGTTCGGCGGGATGTTCGCGACGTACTCGTACATCACACCCACGATGACGGAACTGGCCGGTTTCTCCGAGTCGGCCGTGACGATCGTGCTGGGCGTGTACGGCGTGGGCATGACCATCGGCACCGTCCTCGGCGGACGCCTCGCCGACCGGTGGCTGATGGGCAGCGTGTACGGCGGGCTGGTCGCGGTCGCCGTCGTACTGGGAACGTTCGGGTGGCTCGCGCAGACGCGGCCGGGCGCGCTGGTCGGTGTGTTCGCGATGGGCTGCTCCGCGAGCATCCTGGTGCCGGCGCTGCAGACCCGCTTGATGGATGTGGCGCGCGAAGGGCAGTCGCTGGCCGCGTCGCTGAACCACTCCACGCTCAACATCGCCAACGCGCTCGGCGCGTGGCTCGGCGGCGTCGTACTGGCCGCCGGCTACGGCTACGAATGGCCCAGCCGCCTCGGCGCCGCCCTCGCCGTCGCCGGCCTGATCCTGGCCGTGATCTCCGGCCTCATGGAACGACGCGGGTCGACTCAGGTACTTGCCTGA
- a CDS encoding DUF445 domain-containing protein: MATLTLGAADLVRRRGLRQMRTVALALLVLAAVIYVVTLHRSGGWAYVNAAAEAAMVGALADWFAVTALFRRPLGLPIPHTAIVPTRKDSLAESLEQFVTENFLSEEVVGEKMRTAEVSRRAGEWLAAGNHAERIVAEGARTVGAALPKLGDDDVTAFVSGSLLPRFVKEPLSPIAGHFVESVVDDGAHHALLDLLLVEAHDWLADNKDLLADVVGPRAPRWSPQWVDRMVIDRIHREALAWLADVRDNQSHPARRAIDRLLGQLAHDLQHDPDTMARFEAWKARMLTHPDMGSSLTAVWDAMRTALIDSINDPDSTLRARAVRALQELGQRLQDDEALRAKVDTRAAEAVGYVVRTYGREIVSVISDTIERWDGREAAARIELHVGRDLQFIRINGTVVGALVGLTIHTLSELL, encoded by the coding sequence ATGGCGACCTTGACCTTGGGCGCGGCCGATCTGGTACGGCGGCGTGGGCTGCGGCAGATGCGAACAGTGGCGTTGGCGCTGCTGGTGCTGGCCGCGGTGATCTACGTGGTGACGCTGCACCGCAGCGGCGGCTGGGCGTACGTGAACGCGGCCGCCGAAGCGGCGATGGTGGGTGCGTTGGCGGACTGGTTCGCGGTGACGGCGCTGTTCCGGCGACCGCTCGGGCTGCCGATCCCGCACACCGCGATCGTGCCGACCCGGAAGGACAGCCTCGCCGAGAGCCTCGAGCAGTTCGTCACCGAGAACTTCCTGTCCGAGGAGGTCGTCGGGGAGAAGATGCGGACCGCGGAGGTGAGCCGGCGGGCCGGTGAGTGGCTTGCCGCCGGCAATCACGCCGAGCGGATCGTGGCCGAGGGCGCGCGCACCGTCGGGGCGGCGCTGCCGAAACTCGGCGACGACGACGTGACCGCGTTCGTGAGCGGGTCGTTGCTGCCGCGGTTCGTGAAGGAGCCGTTGAGCCCGATCGCCGGGCACTTCGTGGAGTCGGTGGTCGACGACGGCGCTCACCACGCGCTGCTCGACCTCTTGCTCGTGGAGGCGCACGACTGGCTGGCCGACAACAAGGATCTGCTGGCGGATGTCGTCGGGCCGCGGGCGCCGCGGTGGTCACCGCAGTGGGTGGACCGGATGGTGATCGACCGGATCCACCGCGAGGCGCTGGCGTGGCTGGCCGACGTACGGGACAACCAGTCGCATCCGGCGCGGCGGGCGATCGACCGGCTGCTCGGGCAGCTGGCTCACGACCTGCAGCACGACCCGGACACGATGGCGCGGTTCGAGGCGTGGAAGGCGCGGATGCTCACGCACCCGGACATGGGATCGAGCCTGACCGCGGTCTGGGACGCGATGCGCACCGCTCTGATCGACTCGATCAACGACCCGGACAGCACGCTCCGGGCGCGGGCGGTCCGGGCCCTGCAGGAACTCGGGCAACGCCTCCAGGACGACGAGGCGCTGCGCGCGAAGGTCGACACCCGCGCGGCCGAGGCCGTCGGGTACGTCGTCCGCACGTACGGCCGTGAGATCGTCTCGGTCATCTCCGACACCATCGAACGCTGGGACGGCCGCGAAGCCGCCGCCCGCATCGAACTCCACGTCGGCCGCGACCTCCAGTTCATCCGCATCAACGGCACCGTCGTCGGAGCCCTGGTCGGCCTCACCATCCACACCTTGAGCGAGCTGCTGTGA
- a CDS encoding DUF402 domain-containing protein produces the protein MNPTYIRKRKRPQGSGLWSAYPMGTDAFGTWFYTPAHSLFRGDNGEFCEVAQLGPGGPGEHCVQLAPHDGWWFAYFRESGLIHVDVSTQPVLAGAEWTFEDLELDPFRRPDGTVGTEDWDELEEAHAVGLVSDAERDAAERAALDLEDDFATGMEPFGRVGWDRLAAAVALGLPPLTDFGDRPLD, from the coding sequence GTGAACCCGACGTACATCCGCAAGCGCAAACGGCCGCAGGGATCTGGGCTGTGGTCGGCGTACCCGATGGGCACTGATGCCTTCGGGACCTGGTTCTACACGCCGGCGCATTCGCTGTTCCGCGGCGACAACGGCGAGTTCTGCGAGGTCGCCCAGCTCGGCCCCGGTGGTCCGGGTGAGCACTGTGTGCAGCTCGCGCCGCACGACGGGTGGTGGTTCGCGTACTTTCGAGAGAGCGGACTCATCCATGTCGACGTGAGCACGCAGCCGGTGCTGGCCGGGGCAGAGTGGACGTTCGAGGATCTGGAGTTGGATCCCTTTCGGCGGCCGGACGGGACGGTCGGCACCGAGGACTGGGACGAACTGGAAGAAGCGCACGCGGTTGGGCTGGTCAGCGACGCGGAGCGTGATGCGGCTGAGCGGGCCGCGCTTGATTTGGAGGACGACTTTGCGACCGGCATGGAGCCGTTCGGGCGCGTCGGTTGGGATCGGCTGGCCGCGGCGGTAGCGCTCGGGCTACCGCCGCTGACCGATTTCGGAGATCGTCCGCTCGATTAG
- a CDS encoding D-Ala-D-Ala carboxypeptidase family metallohydrolase encodes MSITRPLPRLFAVLMLFVATLTASQVVATTVAHADGCYTWGRQLSQGMSGADVRQLQIRVSGYPGYGAHLVIDGEFGPATKAAVQRFQAAYGLAQDGVAGSATFTKIYALQDDDCTPIHFTYAELDDGCGGSGFDGGPLSEAATKANALETMWHLEALRHALGDQPLNVTSGFRSYSCNSQVGGASNSQHLYGRSADLVGVHSLCTLAKQARYHGFGGILGPGYPGHNDHTHADIRTSNYWSAPNCGI; translated from the coding sequence ATGTCCATCACCAGACCGTTGCCACGGCTGTTCGCCGTACTCATGCTGTTCGTGGCAACCCTCACTGCTTCACAGGTCGTCGCCACGACCGTCGCCCACGCGGACGGCTGTTACACGTGGGGCCGGCAGCTCAGTCAAGGCATGTCCGGCGCGGACGTGCGGCAGTTGCAGATCCGGGTCTCCGGATATCCCGGATACGGTGCGCACCTCGTGATCGACGGTGAGTTCGGCCCGGCGACGAAGGCCGCGGTGCAGCGATTCCAGGCGGCCTACGGGCTGGCGCAGGACGGAGTCGCCGGCTCGGCCACGTTCACCAAGATCTACGCGCTGCAGGACGACGACTGCACGCCGATCCACTTCACGTACGCCGAACTCGACGACGGCTGCGGCGGCTCCGGGTTCGACGGCGGTCCGCTGTCCGAGGCAGCGACCAAGGCCAACGCGCTCGAGACGATGTGGCACCTGGAGGCGTTGCGGCACGCGCTCGGTGACCAGCCCCTCAACGTCACCAGCGGTTTCCGCAGCTACTCGTGCAACAGCCAGGTCGGCGGCGCCAGTAACAGCCAGCACCTCTACGGCCGATCCGCGGACCTGGTCGGTGTCCACTCGCTCTGCACCCTCGCAAAGCAAGCTCGCTACCACGGCTTCGGCGGCATCCTCGGCCCCGGCTACCCCGGCCACAACGACCACACCCACGCTGACATCCGCACCAGCAACTACTGGAGCGCCCCGAACTGCGGGATCTAA
- a CDS encoding SigE family RNA polymerase sigma factor, with the protein MSIDDGVLATGVIAVHDGTDTFDAFVAARSRALLRTAYLLTRDHALAEDLVQTALAKAWFHWARIREDNPEPYVRRILVTTYSSWWRRRWNGEIPTEELPDAPTADGEDGLDLWDAIGRLPRRQRAVVVLRFYEDLSEAETARLMGSSVGTVKSQTAKALAKLRLDPSLATPADLETP; encoded by the coding sequence GTGAGCATCGACGACGGCGTCTTGGCGACGGGGGTGATCGCGGTGCACGACGGCACGGACACCTTCGACGCGTTCGTCGCCGCGCGCTCGCGGGCCCTGCTGCGGACCGCCTACCTGCTGACCCGCGACCATGCGCTGGCCGAGGACCTGGTCCAGACCGCGCTGGCGAAGGCGTGGTTCCACTGGGCCCGGATCCGCGAGGACAACCCGGAGCCGTACGTCCGGCGGATCCTGGTCACGACGTACTCCTCCTGGTGGCGCCGCCGCTGGAACGGTGAGATCCCGACAGAGGAACTGCCCGACGCCCCCACCGCGGACGGCGAGGACGGGCTCGACCTCTGGGACGCCATCGGCCGCCTCCCCCGCCGGCAACGCGCGGTCGTCGTCCTGCGCTTCTACGAGGACCTCAGCGAGGCCGAGACCGCCCGGCTGATGGGCAGCTCCGTCGGCACCGTCAAGAGCCAGACCGCCAAGGCTCTCGCCAAGCTCCGTCTCGACCCTTCCCTTGCCACCCCGGCAGATCTGGAGACCCCGTGA
- a CDS encoding sugar phosphate isomerase/epimerase family protein, whose amino-acid sequence MGVRTGLVSVTFRQLPVDQVVEEAAKSGLAAIEWGGDVHVPLGNLVNAKRVRNLTEVHGLHVAAYGSYLRAGSVDREEMRSAVATAAALGAPRIRVWAGNVGTADAGVGDRMAVTRGLGELAEMAAGAGIEIAMEFHRNTLTDEVDSTITLLLDVGAPNLTTYWQPPVDLDDAACLQQLEALMPWLSTVHVFSWWPSNNRLPLAGRESLWRPVLDRLAAEPREINALLEFVADDSPEQLAKDAADLHSWAQ is encoded by the coding sequence GTGGGTGTGAGGACCGGTCTGGTCTCGGTGACGTTTCGCCAGTTGCCGGTCGACCAGGTGGTGGAGGAGGCGGCGAAGTCCGGGCTCGCGGCGATCGAATGGGGCGGTGACGTACACGTCCCGCTCGGCAACCTGGTCAATGCCAAGCGGGTGCGGAACCTGACCGAGGTACACGGCCTGCACGTCGCGGCGTACGGCTCGTACCTGCGGGCCGGCAGCGTCGACCGCGAGGAGATGCGCTCCGCGGTCGCCACCGCCGCGGCGCTCGGCGCGCCCCGGATCCGGGTCTGGGCGGGCAACGTCGGTACGGCGGATGCCGGCGTCGGTGACCGGATGGCCGTGACCCGTGGACTGGGCGAGCTCGCCGAGATGGCGGCCGGCGCCGGGATCGAGATCGCGATGGAGTTCCATCGCAACACGCTCACCGACGAGGTCGACTCGACGATCACCCTGCTGCTGGACGTCGGCGCGCCGAACCTGACGACGTACTGGCAGCCGCCGGTCGATCTCGACGACGCGGCGTGCCTGCAGCAGCTCGAGGCGCTGATGCCGTGGCTGAGCACGGTGCATGTCTTCTCGTGGTGGCCCTCCAACAACCGGCTGCCGCTCGCGGGCCGGGAGTCGCTGTGGCGGCCGGTCCTCGACCGCCTTGCCGCCGAGCCGCGCGAGATCAACGCGCTGCTCGAGTTCGTCGCCGACGACTCACCCGAGCAGCTCGCCAAGGACGCCGCCGACCTGCACAGCTGGGCCCAGTAA
- the rarD gene encoding EamA family transporter RarD, whose amino-acid sequence MPDQRKGFTYGFAAYLIWGLFPLYWKLLDQSGALELLAHRVLWSLVTIVILVAVLRKFTAVKALLAEPRRRWPLMAAAFLISANWGTYIWAVNNGHVVETSLGYFITPLFTVLLGVFVLKERLRPVQWTALGIAFAAVAGLTVENGRPPWVAIILTFSFGLYGLAKKQAGAGAIEGMAIESGTVVPFAVAGIIALGLHGDASVTHHGTAYLVLVLLTGPITALPLLLFGAAATRVSMTTLGLLNYIAPIMQFICGLVIFHEQMTPMRWFGFGLVWVALALFTFDSMHTRRRNIALERAAVTASAV is encoded by the coding sequence GTGCCAGATCAGCGAAAAGGATTCACCTACGGGTTCGCCGCGTACCTGATCTGGGGCCTGTTCCCGCTGTACTGGAAGCTTCTCGACCAGTCCGGGGCGCTCGAACTGCTGGCCCACCGGGTGCTCTGGTCGCTGGTCACGATCGTGATCCTGGTCGCCGTACTGCGGAAGTTCACAGCGGTGAAGGCCCTCCTGGCAGAACCGCGGCGGCGGTGGCCGCTGATGGCGGCGGCGTTCCTGATCTCGGCGAACTGGGGCACCTACATCTGGGCCGTCAACAACGGTCACGTCGTGGAGACCTCGCTCGGGTACTTCATCACGCCGCTGTTCACGGTCCTGCTCGGCGTCTTCGTCCTCAAGGAGCGACTCCGGCCGGTGCAGTGGACCGCGCTGGGGATCGCGTTCGCCGCCGTCGCCGGATTGACCGTCGAGAACGGGCGTCCGCCGTGGGTGGCGATCATCCTGACGTTCTCGTTCGGGTTGTACGGACTGGCGAAGAAGCAGGCCGGCGCCGGCGCGATCGAAGGGATGGCGATCGAATCCGGCACCGTCGTACCGTTCGCGGTCGCGGGGATCATCGCCCTCGGGCTGCACGGCGACGCGTCGGTCACCCACCACGGGACGGCGTACCTCGTGCTGGTGCTGCTGACCGGGCCGATCACCGCCCTGCCGCTGCTGCTCTTCGGGGCCGCGGCGACCCGGGTCTCGATGACGACGCTCGGGCTGCTGAACTACATCGCGCCGATCATGCAGTTCATCTGCGGCCTGGTGATCTTCCACGAGCAGATGACGCCGATGCGCTGGTTCGGTTTCGGCCTGGTGTGGGTCGCGCTGGCGCTGTTCACCTTCGACAGCATGCACACCCGCCGCCGCAACATCGCCCTCGAACGCGCCGCGGTCACTGCTTCCGCAGTGTGA